A portion of the Heliomicrobium undosum genome contains these proteins:
- the tsaB gene encoding tRNA (adenosine(37)-N6)-threonylcarbamoyltransferase complex dimerization subunit type 1 TsaB — MYVLGIDCSTRVTALAVVDDEQVVAETFLHNDRPHSKRLLPAIEQLLALAELSLADMAGLAVAIGPGSFTGLRIGLATVKGMAHPLGLPVVGVPTLEALVWNGWPFQGYICPILDARKNEVYTSLYRGGAGGLEKVGEDQAIAPKELLEQLRRRMEYSPVTPESSGASRAPQAPETRGQVLFLGDAVPVYRELLQEALGESALFAPAETRYPRGSQVARLGWRRLRQGDVDDLHNLAPMYIRPSEAEVNWAKKHGTHPVACRVAPEA; from the coding sequence GTGTACGTTCTTGGGATCGACTGTTCCACCCGCGTGACGGCGCTGGCCGTCGTCGACGATGAGCAGGTGGTGGCGGAAACCTTTTTACATAATGACCGGCCCCATTCGAAGCGGCTGCTGCCTGCTATCGAACAACTGCTTGCCCTGGCGGAGTTGTCGCTGGCCGACATGGCCGGGTTGGCCGTCGCCATCGGTCCCGGCTCCTTCACAGGCCTTCGCATCGGCCTGGCGACGGTGAAGGGGATGGCCCACCCGCTGGGCCTGCCGGTCGTCGGCGTGCCGACGCTGGAGGCGCTGGTCTGGAATGGTTGGCCCTTTCAGGGATACATCTGCCCAATCCTCGATGCCCGCAAGAACGAGGTCTACACCAGCCTCTACCGGGGTGGGGCAGGGGGCCTGGAGAAGGTGGGCGAAGACCAGGCTATCGCGCCGAAGGAACTTCTGGAACAGTTGCGCCGTCGGATGGAATATTCGCCGGTAACGCCGGAATCATCGGGAGCATCTAGAGCACCCCAGGCGCCGGAAACACGCGGGCAGGTCCTCTTTCTAGGCGACGCCGTTCCCGTCTACCGGGAACTACTTCAAGAAGCCCTCGGCGAGAGCGCCCTCTTCGCTCCCGCCGAAACCCGCTACCCCCGCGGCAGCCAGGTGGCCCGCCTCGGCTGGCGGCGCCTGCGACAGGGCGACGTCGACGACCTGCACAACCTGGCCCCCATGTATATCCGTCCGTCGGAGGCGGAGGTCAACTGGGCGAAAAAGCATGGAACGCATCCGGTTGCTTGCCGGGTTGCGCCGGAGGCGTAG
- a CDS encoding response regulator: MEAGKRILVVDDQAGVRSLLRIILQDAGYKVYTAVNGIEAVRKVEEGDIPFVLMDVRMPGLDGFQAMLQMMKQNPDIKVVLMTAFSDENLIQQALQEGAIGYLTKPFDVYQLRERIDRMWNATIGSGWLICAGGAESRKTGTST; encoded by the coding sequence ATGGAAGCCGGGAAAAGAATTCTCGTTGTTGATGATCAAGCCGGTGTCCGGTCGCTGTTGCGGATCATCCTCCAAGACGCCGGATATAAAGTATACACCGCCGTCAACGGCATCGAAGCGGTTCGCAAAGTGGAAGAGGGCGACATCCCTTTTGTCTTGATGGATGTGCGTATGCCTGGACTGGATGGCTTTCAGGCCATGTTGCAGATGATGAAGCAAAATCCTGACATCAAAGTTGTGCTGATGACCGCATTTTCCGACGAAAACCTCATCCAGCAGGCGTTACAGGAAGGCGCTATCGGCTACCTGACTAAGCCCTTTGATGTGTACCAATTGCGTGAACGGATCGACCGCATGTGGAATGCCACCATCGGCAGCGGTTGGCTGATCTGCGCTGGTGGGGCAGAGAGCCGGAAGACCGGGACGTCAACGTAA
- the tsaE gene encoding tRNA (adenosine(37)-N6)-threonylcarbamoyltransferase complex ATPase subunit type 1 TsaE, translating to MTEQRWQTILPDESATEELGRWLAERVQPGDILLLHGDLGAGKTTLVRGLARSLGYGGRVTSPTFTLVHEYEGRVPIYHFDLYRLGEPDQVWEIGWADYLRGEGVLCIEWPERLGGLIPDEALTIRLSHLDEEGETVGVRVNEVEGNVAAGRIVELTGLGERPEALVKEWRETCTFLGSTVPPA from the coding sequence TTGACGGAACAACGATGGCAGACAATCCTGCCCGATGAGTCGGCCACTGAGGAACTGGGGAGGTGGCTGGCCGAACGGGTTCAACCGGGGGATATCCTGCTGCTTCACGGCGACCTGGGCGCCGGTAAGACAACGCTCGTTCGCGGCCTCGCCCGCAGCCTCGGTTATGGGGGACGGGTGACGAGCCCGACGTTTACCCTTGTCCACGAATATGAGGGACGCGTTCCCATCTACCATTTCGACCTCTACCGGCTGGGCGAGCCTGATCAGGTCTGGGAAATCGGTTGGGCCGATTACCTGCGCGGCGAGGGCGTCCTCTGTATCGAATGGCCGGAACGTCTCGGCGGCCTGATTCCCGACGAGGCGCTGACAATCCGACTCTCCCACCTGGATGAGGAAGGGGAAACAGTTGGGGTAAGGGTGAACGAAGTCGAGGGCAACGTCGCCGCAGGGCGAATCGTTGAATTGACCGGCCTCGGAGAGCGGCCGGAGGCCCTGGTGAAGGAGTGGAGAGAAACGTGTACGTTCTTGGGATCGACTGTTCCACCCGCGTGA
- a CDS encoding Dam family site-specific DNA-(adenine-N6)-methyltransferase has protein sequence MRQRPFLKWAGNKYRIIHRIQAVLPAGNRLIEPFAGSAAVFLNTGFKENLLADSNDDLIRLYQTVKTGGEDFIEYCRSFFTEENNQPERYYEFRERFNTTDDGVLKSALFIYLNRHGYNGLCRYNASGKFNAPVGRYKKPYFPERELRFFTEKARDAEFLCQDFTQTMATARPGDVVYCDPPYVPLSQTSNFTSYSAGGFGESEQWILAELARRLAEQGVSVLISNHDTDFTQKAYDAARIERFHVQRFVSCDGANRGKAGELLALFG, from the coding sequence ATGCGACAGCGACCTTTTTTGAAATGGGCAGGCAACAAGTACCGGATCATCCACCGCATCCAGGCCGTCCTCCCCGCAGGCAACCGGCTGATTGAACCCTTCGCCGGTTCCGCCGCCGTCTTCCTGAACACCGGTTTCAAGGAAAACCTGTTGGCTGACAGCAACGACGATCTGATCCGCCTATACCAGACGGTAAAAACGGGCGGAGAAGATTTCATTGAATACTGCCGTTCCTTTTTCACGGAGGAGAATAACCAGCCGGAACGGTACTACGAATTCAGAGAACGCTTCAACACCACAGACGATGGGGTCCTCAAATCGGCCCTTTTCATCTACCTGAACCGTCATGGCTACAACGGCCTCTGTCGCTACAACGCCAGCGGCAAGTTCAACGCGCCGGTGGGACGGTACAAGAAACCTTATTTTCCTGAACGGGAACTCCGGTTCTTTACGGAAAAAGCCCGTGACGCTGAGTTTCTCTGCCAGGACTTCACCCAAACGATGGCGACAGCTCGTCCCGGCGATGTAGTCTACTGCGATCCGCCCTATGTGCCCCTCTCCCAGACATCGAACTTCACCAGCTACAGCGCCGGCGGCTTCGGCGAATCGGAGCAATGGATACTGGCCGAACTGGCGCGCCGGTTGGCCGAACAGGGCGTCTCTGTGCTCATCTCCAATCACGACACCGATTTTACGCAAAAGGCCTACGACGCTGCCCGCATCGAGCGCTTCCATGTGCAACGGTTTGTCAGTTGTGACGGCGCCAACCGGGGGAAGGCGGGGGAACTGCTGGCGTTGTTTGGCTAA
- the rimI gene encoding ribosomal protein S18-alanine N-acetyltransferase, which produces MGNEEVNYYFRPMTVKDVDEVLAIEHVSFPTPWSRSAFVTELTESRLSHYWVCVEPAEKEARVALFSAEPEKGERVIGYAGVWIILDEVHITTIAVHPERRGEGLGEALLEYIFFETAQLGGERITLEVRPSNTNALALYRKRGFQEVGCRRGYYTDTGEDAIIMWRELDIPKNRSRNGEG; this is translated from the coding sequence ATGGGAAACGAAGAAGTCAACTATTACTTCCGGCCCATGACGGTCAAGGATGTGGACGAGGTCCTGGCGATCGAGCATGTCTCCTTCCCGACGCCTTGGAGCCGCAGCGCCTTTGTAACTGAACTGACGGAGAGTCGCCTCTCCCATTACTGGGTCTGTGTCGAACCGGCGGAAAAGGAGGCGCGCGTCGCCCTTTTCTCCGCTGAGCCGGAGAAGGGGGAGCGGGTGATCGGCTATGCCGGCGTCTGGATCATCCTTGACGAGGTGCACATCACCACCATCGCCGTTCACCCGGAGCGGCGTGGAGAAGGACTTGGCGAGGCGCTGCTGGAGTACATCTTTTTTGAAACGGCCCAACTCGGCGGGGAGCGGATCACCCTGGAGGTCCGGCCTTCCAACACGAACGCGCTGGCGCTCTACCGCAAGCGGGGCTTCCAGGAAGTGGGCTGCCGGCGAGGCTATTACACCGACACGGGGGAAGACGCCATCATCATGTGGCGCGAACTGGACATCCCAAAAAACCGCTCCCGGAACGGGGAGGGGTAA
- a CDS encoding methyltetrahydrofolate cobalamin methyltransferase has protein sequence MLIVGEKINTARPGIEGAVISRNVTFIQDLALRQKLCGADVLDLNCTTLRHREPDALRWLVETVQTVVNEPVCLDSPNPLALEAALRVHKGRAIINAISAEESRYQMLIPLVKAYGCKVVALCFNDGGVPNTVEEELQVTRSLVERLVSDGVDFEDIYLDPFIRPIGEDEHWGNFGLEIIRCIREEFPKVHILCGISNISYGMPARSLLNRTFLTLAIYAGLDGAILDPENKGLMASLRSTETLLEKDPGFRRYLLAFREGLLT, from the coding sequence ATGCTGATCGTGGGGGAAAAGATCAACACAGCGCGCCCCGGTATCGAAGGCGCTGTCATATCGAGGAACGTGACTTTCATTCAGGACCTGGCGCTGCGGCAGAAGCTCTGCGGCGCCGATGTGCTCGATCTAAACTGCACCACTTTGCGTCATCGTGAGCCCGACGCCTTGCGGTGGCTCGTCGAGACGGTGCAAACGGTTGTCAACGAGCCCGTCTGCCTGGACAGCCCCAACCCGCTCGCCCTGGAAGCCGCCTTGCGGGTTCACAAGGGGAGGGCCATCATTAACGCCATATCGGCGGAAGAGAGCCGCTACCAGATGCTGATCCCGCTCGTTAAGGCCTATGGCTGCAAGGTGGTGGCTCTCTGTTTCAATGACGGGGGTGTGCCGAACACGGTGGAGGAAGAACTGCAAGTCACCCGTTCCCTTGTGGAGCGACTTGTCAGCGACGGCGTCGATTTTGAGGACATCTATCTCGACCCCTTCATCCGTCCCATCGGGGAGGATGAACACTGGGGCAACTTTGGCCTCGAGATCATCCGTTGCATCCGCGAGGAGTTTCCGAAGGTGCACATCCTCTGCGGCATCTCCAACATCTCCTACGGCATGCCGGCGCGGTCGCTCCTCAACCGCACCTTCCTGACACTGGCCATCTACGCCGGCCTGGACGGAGCGATCCTGGATCCGGAAAACAAGGGGCTGATGGCCTCGCTGCGCAGCACCGAGACGCTCCTAGAAAAGGATCCCGGTTTCCGGCGCTACCTGCTGGCGTTTCGGGAAGGGTTGCTGACGTAA
- a CDS encoding uracil-DNA glycosylase, which yields MNRRAELAEYEAMVKECRACPLRDGCRQVVFGEGNPEARLMLVGEGPGAEEDRLGRPFVGAAGQLLDRILIAGKFPRPEVYIANVVKCRPPGNRLPLPNEVRACRVHLDRQIEIINPQIIICLGALATQTLIDPNARITRDRGKWARKDGRLIMPTFHPAALLRDPAKKRPVWEDIQKVMAVYHDNAVI from the coding sequence ATGAACCGTCGAGCCGAATTAGCAGAATATGAAGCCATGGTGAAGGAATGCCGCGCCTGCCCCCTGCGGGATGGTTGCAGACAGGTCGTCTTCGGCGAGGGGAATCCCGAAGCGCGGTTGATGCTCGTCGGCGAGGGGCCAGGGGCGGAAGAAGACCGCTTGGGCCGTCCTTTTGTGGGCGCGGCGGGTCAATTGTTGGACAGGATATTGATCGCGGGAAAGTTCCCACGTCCCGAGGTATACATCGCCAATGTGGTGAAATGCCGCCCGCCTGGAAACCGTCTGCCTCTTCCGAACGAGGTAAGAGCCTGCCGGGTTCACCTGGATCGGCAGATCGAGATCATCAACCCACAGATCATCATCTGCCTTGGCGCCTTAGCCACGCAAACCCTGATCGATCCCAATGCCCGGATCACACGGGACCGGGGCAAGTGGGCGCGCAAGGATGGTCGCCTGATCATGCCCACCTTTCACCCGGCGGCGCTGTTGCGGGATCCTGCAAAAAAGCGTCCGGTCTGGGAGGACATCCAGAAGGTGATGGCCGTTTATCACGACAATGCCGTGATCTGA
- a CDS encoding CBS domain-containing protein, translating into MIVRDKMVAPVITTGIFTPIRDALRMMTEKNIRRLPVIDDKERLVGIVAFHDIDKAMRSPGVIPLTPVEWVMTKNPVYVEATMPLADSVRMMRRYKVSCLPVVAGEKVVGILSVSDILQLCADLLESGQ; encoded by the coding sequence ATGATCGTTCGGGACAAGATGGTCGCCCCAGTAATCACTACCGGCATATTCACACCGATCCGGGACGCCCTGCGGATGATGACGGAGAAAAACATCCGGCGCCTGCCGGTCATCGATGACAAGGAACGCCTCGTCGGCATCGTCGCTTTTCATGACATCGACAAAGCCATGCGCTCCCCCGGCGTGATCCCCTTGACGCCGGTGGAATGGGTGATGACCAAAAACCCTGTCTATGTGGAGGCCACGATGCCCCTGGCTGACAGCGTCCGCATGATGCGACGCTACAAGGTCAGTTGCCTGCCTGTCGTCGCCGGGGAGAAGGTGGTCGGCATCCTCTCCGTGAGCGACATCCTCCAGTTATGCGCCGACCTGCTTGAATCCGGCCAGTAA
- a CDS encoding amidohydrolase, whose protein sequence is MATVIRGGHVITLAGENYSPGFVAFDDEGTIIAVGPDAVEGDAGDGRLPVGLAGLALSGPVAVIDARGKRVLPGFIDPHCHLGIVEEGAPVEGDDLNETSDPLTPHLQALDGINPVDPAFSDALRGGVTTVCVLPGSANIIGGQAVIMKTAGPLAERVVRNGAAVKAALGENPKRVYTERKKAPITRMASAALLREALARAREYGRRRSETAGEPSKAPELDLRWEAMQPLLARQVPLRLHAHRADDLLTGLRIVREYGLQAVLEHCTEGHLIAGELAEAGVPAIVGPSLVNRAKVEMREITPATAGILHAAGVLVALMTDHPVIPIQYLPLCAGLAVRHGMDEETALRAISLHAARILGLEGSVGSLEAGKQADVVLWDGHPFDTRSSVTQVWIKGRMVYSTEK, encoded by the coding sequence ATGGCGACAGTGATTCGTGGCGGACATGTGATCACACTGGCCGGGGAGAACTATTCCCCCGGCTTTGTTGCCTTTGACGATGAGGGGACGATTATCGCTGTGGGGCCCGACGCTGTTGAAGGCGACGCCGGTGATGGCAGGTTGCCGGTGGGACTGGCGGGACTTGCGCTTTCTGGGCCCGTTGCGGTGATTGACGCCCGAGGGAAACGGGTCCTCCCCGGTTTCATCGACCCCCACTGCCATCTCGGCATCGTCGAAGAGGGGGCGCCGGTCGAGGGCGATGACCTGAACGAAACGTCGGATCCGCTGACGCCCCACCTGCAGGCGTTAGACGGCATCAACCCGGTCGATCCCGCCTTTTCCGACGCCCTGCGGGGCGGCGTGACGACCGTCTGTGTGCTGCCGGGCAGCGCCAATATTATCGGTGGACAGGCCGTGATCATGAAGACGGCCGGCCCCCTCGCCGAGCGGGTTGTCCGCAACGGCGCCGCCGTCAAGGCCGCCCTCGGGGAAAACCCGAAGCGCGTCTACACGGAGCGGAAGAAGGCGCCGATCACCCGCATGGCCTCGGCGGCGCTGCTGCGGGAGGCGCTGGCCAGGGCGCGCGAGTATGGGCGCAGGCGGTCGGAGACAGCAGGCGAGCCATCCAAAGCGCCAGAACTCGATTTACGCTGGGAAGCGATGCAGCCGCTGCTTGCGCGGCAGGTCCCCTTGCGCCTGCACGCCCACCGGGCCGATGATCTGCTCACAGGCCTGCGCATCGTCCGGGAGTATGGCTTGCAGGCGGTGCTGGAGCACTGCACCGAGGGCCACCTGATCGCCGGCGAACTGGCTGAGGCCGGCGTCCCCGCTATCGTCGGCCCCTCCCTCGTCAACCGGGCCAAGGTGGAGATGCGGGAAATCACACCGGCCACGGCCGGCATCCTCCATGCCGCCGGCGTCCTGGTGGCGCTGATGACCGATCACCCTGTCATCCCCATCCAGTACCTGCCCCTCTGCGCCGGCCTCGCCGTGCGCCACGGCATGGACGAGGAGACGGCACTGCGCGCCATCAGCCTCCATGCCGCCCGCATTCTCGGCTTGGAGGGGTCCGTCGGCAGCCTGGAAGCGGGCAAACAGGCCGATGTGGTTCTCTGGGACGGTCATCCCTTTGATACGCGCAGCAGTGTCACCCAGGTCTGGATCAAGGGAAGGATGGTATATTCGACCGAAAAGTAG
- a CDS encoding asparaginase: MSAVLVEVVRGSMVENRHRGAIVVVDGEGRRVAAVGEPALTYMRSSSKPLMTLPLVEQGGLEHFGLGDEHLAIFASSHAGEEEHRRVVLESLQRIGLAETALACGTHTPFDRKTADALRAAGQKPTVLHCNCSGKHTGVLAYALFKGLPIDNYFDPKHPAEVEILAAVADMAGVKPEDVVIGVDGCSIPVYGMPLENIALSFARLGLANHGTAERRKACSRIRQAMVDHPFLISGTGRLDTDLMAVTKGAVVAKIGADGVYALAVPEKGWGLAAKVEDGNMKVLGPIVLEALSQMGVLSVEQRKALAAHDRYAVKNNVKQVVGETRAAFTLEG; the protein is encoded by the coding sequence GTGGAAAACCGTCACCGGGGCGCGATTGTCGTTGTCGACGGAGAGGGGCGCCGCGTCGCCGCCGTGGGCGAACCGGCCCTCACCTATATGCGTTCCTCGTCAAAACCGCTGATGACCCTGCCCCTCGTTGAACAGGGGGGACTGGAACACTTCGGTCTCGGCGATGAACACCTGGCCATCTTCGCCAGTTCCCATGCCGGCGAGGAGGAGCACCGCCGCGTCGTCTTGGAATCGCTACAGAGGATCGGCCTCGCTGAAACCGCCCTGGCCTGCGGCACCCACACCCCCTTTGATCGCAAAACAGCCGATGCCTTGCGGGCGGCCGGGCAGAAGCCGACTGTGCTCCATTGTAACTGTTCGGGCAAGCACACGGGCGTGCTCGCCTACGCCCTGTTCAAGGGTTTGCCCATCGACAACTACTTCGACCCGAAGCATCCCGCCGAGGTGGAGATCCTGGCCGCCGTTGCCGACATGGCCGGCGTCAAGCCGGAGGATGTGGTCATCGGCGTCGACGGCTGCAGCATCCCTGTCTACGGCATGCCGCTCGAGAACATCGCCCTGTCCTTCGCCCGCTTGGGCCTGGCCAACCACGGAACGGCGGAACGGCGAAAGGCCTGCTCCCGCATCCGCCAGGCCATGGTCGATCACCCCTTCCTGATCTCCGGGACAGGGCGGCTCGATACGGACCTGATGGCGGTGACAAAAGGGGCCGTCGTCGCCAAGATCGGCGCTGACGGCGTCTATGCGCTGGCCGTGCCGGAGAAGGGCTGGGGCCTGGCGGCGAAGGTCGAAGACGGCAACATGAAGGTCCTCGGACCGATCGTTTTGGAGGCCTTGAGCCAAATGGGCGTCCTGTCAGTGGAGCAGCGCAAGGCCTTGGCTGCCCATGACCGCTATGCCGTGAAAAACAACGTCAAACAGGTCGTCGGCGAAACGCGCGCGGCCTTTACATTGGAAGGGTAG